In one window of Gemmatimonadales bacterium DNA:
- the dnaN gene encoding DNA polymerase III subunit beta produces MKFTITREQFQEGLVAVAASVPAKTTLPVLANILLEATKDGLRISGTDLDIAVSTTVAASVDQEGAITLPARKLVEIVRELPSASIRFTASGEQRVSLECGKSKFKLLGLPREEFPAFPTVSFDGGWTVAAKELHKLIGHVAFAASTEESRPILNGVLWELRPDKMRMVATNGHRLARMDVPVSGGKTQADLIVPPKALDQIRRLFGADDSVEMARSDNHLGFRSATTQVYTRLIEGPYPNYEQVIPKENDKVATADKAALAAALRRMSTVASDQTHRIRMAFSSGGCKLSVQTPDLGEAQDELTVTYEGEPLEIGFNATYLLEILKFIPTDEVRMTFKAPERAATCEPVGWDDPASYMTLVMPLRLVD; encoded by the coding sequence ATGAAGTTCACGATTACACGCGAACAGTTCCAGGAAGGTCTCGTGGCCGTGGCGGCCAGCGTTCCCGCCAAGACCACCCTCCCGGTGCTGGCCAATATCCTGCTCGAAGCCACCAAGGACGGCCTCCGAATTTCGGGGACCGATCTCGACATTGCTGTCAGCACGACCGTGGCGGCCAGTGTCGACCAGGAAGGCGCCATCACCCTGCCAGCCCGGAAGCTGGTGGAGATTGTCCGGGAACTCCCCAGCGCCAGCATCCGGTTTACCGCCTCCGGAGAGCAGCGAGTCAGCCTGGAGTGCGGCAAGTCGAAGTTCAAGCTGCTGGGATTGCCACGTGAAGAGTTCCCCGCCTTCCCGACCGTCAGCTTCGACGGCGGATGGACGGTGGCGGCCAAGGAGCTGCATAAGCTCATTGGCCACGTGGCGTTTGCGGCCAGCACCGAGGAGAGCCGCCCGATCCTGAACGGCGTGCTCTGGGAGCTCCGTCCGGACAAGATGCGCATGGTGGCCACCAACGGCCATCGGCTGGCGCGCATGGATGTCCCGGTTTCGGGAGGCAAGACTCAGGCAGACCTGATCGTGCCGCCCAAGGCCCTCGACCAGATCCGTCGCCTCTTCGGCGCCGACGACAGCGTCGAAATGGCCCGCAGCGACAACCACCTCGGCTTCCGGTCGGCCACGACGCAGGTCTACACCCGCCTCATCGAGGGCCCGTACCCGAACTACGAGCAGGTCATCCCGAAGGAAAACGACAAGGTGGCCACCGCCGACAAGGCGGCCCTGGCCGCAGCCCTGCGGCGGATGAGCACCGTGGCCAGCGACCAGACCCACCGCATCCGGATGGCGTTCTCGAGCGGCGGCTGCAAGCTCTCGGTCCAGACCCCCGACCTCGGCGAGGCCCAGGACGAGCTGACGGTCACCTACGAGGGAGAACCGCTCGAAATCGGCTTCAACGCCACGTACCTCCTCGAGATCCTGAAGTTCATCCCGACCGACGAGGTGCGGATGACCTTCAAGGCCCCCGAGCGCGCCGCCACCTGCGAGCCGGTGGGCTGGGACGACCCGGCCAGCTACATGACCCTGGTGATGCCGCTGCGGCTGGTTGATTAG
- a CDS encoding biosynthetic peptidoglycan transglycosylase, which produces MWRTAVRWTAIAGGVFLLWLMAVWPPPLWYRTHWPAQTAFMSMRGDAVAGGPAGQGGSGAGKARSRGFPEQPTYRPVPLDSISVWLPRAAMIGEDNRFLEHHGIDYLAILEALGYRRADFAWSDPKDRAELWYTLGSLWSRRAKLRGASTITQQLAKNLYLSPDRNPLRKLKEGVTAYRLEAALSKRRLMELYLNVAEFGPNIWGAEAASQFYFDRPASRMTPAQAASLAGSLPFPLSSNPAYRTGRMRWRRDLILRRMRGEVVAIPQEADEETVPPPPVIEEMVVPDSI; this is translated from the coding sequence ATGTGGCGCACCGCCGTGCGCTGGACCGCCATCGCCGGGGGAGTGTTCCTCCTCTGGTTGATGGCGGTTTGGCCGCCCCCGCTCTGGTACCGGACGCATTGGCCGGCGCAGACGGCATTCATGTCGATGCGTGGCGACGCAGTCGCCGGCGGGCCAGCGGGGCAGGGGGGCAGCGGGGCCGGGAAAGCGCGGAGTCGCGGCTTCCCCGAGCAGCCCACCTACCGGCCGGTTCCACTGGATTCCATTTCCGTCTGGCTGCCGCGGGCCGCGATGATCGGGGAGGACAACCGCTTCCTCGAGCACCACGGCATTGACTACCTCGCCATCCTCGAGGCACTGGGCTACCGTCGCGCAGATTTCGCCTGGAGCGACCCGAAGGACCGGGCCGAGCTCTGGTATACCCTGGGCTCCCTTTGGAGCCGACGGGCCAAGCTGCGCGGCGCCAGCACCATCACGCAGCAGCTCGCCAAGAACCTCTACCTGTCGCCGGACCGAAACCCCCTGCGGAAGCTGAAGGAGGGGGTGACGGCCTACAGACTGGAGGCGGCGCTCAGCAAGCGGCGCCTCATGGAGTTGTATCTCAACGTGGCGGAATTCGGGCCCAACATCTGGGGCGCCGAGGCCGCCAGCCAGTTCTATTTCGACCGGCCTGCCAGCCGGATGACACCGGCCCAGGCGGCCTCGCTGGCAGGATCGCTGCCCTTTCCCCTCTCCTCGAATCCGGCCTATCGGACGGGGCGGATGCGCTGGCGGCGGGACCTGATTCTGCGGCGGATGCGGGGCGAGGTGGTGGCGATTCCACAGGAAGCGGACGAGGAGACGGTCCCGCCACCGCCGGTAATCGAGGAGATGGTGGTGCCGGATAGCATTTAG